A region of the Carya illinoinensis cultivar Pawnee chromosome 16, C.illinoinensisPawnee_v1, whole genome shotgun sequence genome:
CCTTTGCCTTATGATGAAGGAAAATGACCCAGATGTGTTGTTTctgatgaaaaataaattgagaagtGAGCAGTGTGTGAGATTAAAGAAGAGACTTAATTGTAAGGGGTGCTTTGTGGTGAAGCCACTGGGAAAAAAGGGAGGTTTAGCTTTATGGTGGAATAGTAGAGTGAATGTAGAAATATTAAACTATACACAAAGGCTTATTAGTGCCTAGATTTTAGAAGAGGGTGAGGAGGAAAGCTGGTTAATGACTAGTTTTTACGGCCAGCCTGAGACTAGTAAAAGAGATGAAGCTTAGCACTTGTTAAAATCCTTAAAACCAATGGTCGATAAAGGGTGGTGTGTATTAGAGGATTTTAAGGAGATTATctcaaatgggaaaaaaatggGTGATAGGCCAAGATCAAAGAGACAGATGGAAGACTTTGGAGTAGCACTAGAAGatggtaacttttttttttatctcaagtgGAAAGGGAACAAATATACATGGAGCAATAAGCATGAAGATGAGGCATTTACAAAAGAAATGCTAGATAAGGTAGTGGCTAATTCAAAATGGGCTCAAAAGTTCAATGATCACTGTGTAGAGGTGCTAACAGGTAGAAGTTCAGATCACAGGCCTCTTCTTTTGACAATGAAGATGAGAGGTGAAATGAGGTGGAGAAGGAGAAAAATTTGCAGATGTGAGGCTAGTTGGGACAAAGAGGAGGGCTGTGTGGAAGTAGTAAAAGGGACATGGCATAACAGGCAAAGGGCAATGCATGATTCAAAGATTTAGGTAAAACTGGAGAATTGCAAGGAAGCCCTTCTAAGGTGGAGTAGATAGATCAATTCAGAtagaactaaaaaaattaaagagaaatctGAGTTAATAAAAAAGCTTCAAGATGAGGAAAGTAGATTTAATGTTGAAGAGATAAAGAGACTTCAGAGAGAGCTAGGGAGTTTACTTGAAAATGAAGATCTTAAATGGAAATAAAGGGCCAAGAGAAACTGGTATGCTATGGGAGATAGAAATACTAAATTTCTTCATGCCTATGCTTCACAGAGAAGAAGGAAACATGTGGTTAAACAAATCATGGATGAGCATAAACAGTTGTTCAGTAATCGAGAAGATATAGAAGGTGCTTTCAACAACTACTTAAATTTACCTCAACAAGGCCAGGATCAAAAGATATTGCAGCTTGTGTACAGCAGGTGGAAACTCGAGTAACAAGTGAGATGAATGGAAGGTTGGTTAGGCCTTTATGCAGACTGGAAATTGAGGAAGCTATCAAACACATGGGCCCTTTGAAGTCACCTAGTCCAGATGGTTTTGGTGCATGTTTTTACCAAAACCATTAGGACACAATAGGTGAGGAGGTGTGCAATGCAGTGTTAAGTTTCCTAAATGGTAACTCTCTGATTTATGTgattaattttacttatatagcATTAATCCACAAAACAAAAAGCCCTTTATTTGTTATTGAGTACATGCCAATTAGCCTTTGTAATgccatttacaaaattatttcaaaagtaCTTGTAAATAGGCTGAAAGGAGTTCTCCCAGAAATTATCTCACCAAACCAGAATGCCTTCATTCTTGGGAGGATTATTATTGACAATATAATGGTTGCATATGAGATTCTACACACTATGAAGGTgaggaagaaaggaaagaaggGAAGCATGGCCATCaaacttgatatgtcaaaggccTATGACAGAATTGAGTGGACATTTTTGGAAGCTATCATGAAGAAGCTGGGTTTTTGAAGTGAGTGGATACAACTAATCATGAATTGTGTTTCATCTGTCACTTACTCAATTATGATCAATGGAAAGCCAGGGGAGAAAATGTATCCTTCGAGGGGGTTAAGATAAGGGGATCCATTATTTCCTTACCTTTTCATCATGTGTGCTGAAGGGCTTAGTGACTTGCTTAATAGTTCAGATTAACAAGGGTTTACAAGAGGAGTTTCAGCTATGAGAGAGGGTTTGAGAATCAATCATCTGTTATTTGCAAATGATTGTGTTCTTTTTGGGAGGGCCAGTGTGGAAGAATGGAGAGAAACGAAAAAGATTCTTAGTACTTATGAGAGAGCCTCTAGTCAGCTACTAAACAAGGAGAAGACAACTATGTTTTTCAGTTCCAACACTGACTCAGTAACCTGAAGAAGAATCATAAGGGAAGGAGGGGATTTGGTGCAAGGGAGCAATGAGAAATACTTGGGACTCCCTATTCTAGTGGGTAGTTCAAAGTATAATACATTTAGATGCTTAAAAGAGAGAACTTGGCAGCAGATTAACAATTAgaagatttcttttctttcgagTGCAGTAAAAGAAATCTTGATAAAGGCAGTATTGCAAGCTGTCCCATCCGACACCATGAGTGTTTTCATATTACCAAAAATGCTTTGCAAATAACTTAATGGAATGCTAGCCAAGTTTTGGTATAAAAATCAACAAAGACAAAGTTGTATCCAATGGAGGAGTTGGAAGAAAAATGGGCAATAAAAAGGAAATGGAGGGTTAGGTTTCAGAGACTTAGAGAATTTCAATTAAGCTTTGTTGGCAAAACAGGGCTGGAGAATGTTACAAAGTCCTTCCTCTTTAACTGCCAagatttttaaggaaaaatatttcaaacattCCTCTTTGTTGGAGGCAAAACTGGGCTATTTACCCTCACTGATTTGGGGAAGTATTTGAAGTTCTTTGGGGTTGTTGAAAGATGGACTAAGGTGGAGGGTGGGAAATGGTTACAGAATATAGATTTGGGGCCAAAGATGGTTATCCACTCTATCTTCATTTAGTGTGTAGTTTCCAATTGCAATATTAAATGGAGATGCAAATGTCAGTGAGCTTATGGTGAAGGGTAAGAAGGAGTGAAATGAGAGCTTAATTAGATCTATTTTTATGAAAGAAGAGGCTGATCAGATTTGTTGCATTCCCTTGAGATGTTGAGGATAAGTTGATTTGGGGCCCCTGAAATAAGGCCTGTTTAGTGTGAAAAATGCCTATTATTTGGAACAAGAAAGATCAAAGATGATACAAGGGGAGTTTTCTAGAGGAGCAGAAACAGATGGTCGATGGAAACATATTTGGAGCCTGAATCTACCTGATAAGCTGAAATTGTTTATGTGAAAGGCAAGAAATAACTTGTTGGTTACAAAAAGGAATTTATTTGTTAGGAAAGTCAGTGAGGATCCTAAGTGCCCAGTTTGCTTCCAAAATGATGAATTTGTAATGTATGTTCTCTGGTATTGCCCTGCTTCAAATGATGTATGGGCTGGGCACTCAAAGATtctgcaaaaatgaaaaataggagAAGAAGACTTACTGAGTTTATGGGAGAAACTGTCTTATAAGCTCAATAAAACTGAAATGGAAGAGATTGCTGCTATCATGAGAAGTTTATGGATtagaagaaataattttatctttgaACAGAAGTTTATTAGCCTAAGCAGTGTCATCAGATCAGTAAAGGAAGCTTTGAGAGAATATCAATCAGTCCAGTCTTTATCAGAGGGTCAAGAGGGTCATAACAGTGTAGTAGGAGGGGAGAAACGTTGGAATCCACCAGAACAAAATGCGGTGAAGGCCAATAGAATGCGGTGAAggccaattgggatgaagcttTGGATGTAAAAGCAAGGAAGATGGCAGTATGAGTGATAATCAGAGATGAGAAGGGAGAGGTTATGGCAGCTTGTCATGATTAGAAACAGAATGTGGTACTACCAGCATTAGTAGAGTGTTATGCTTTGAGGAAAGCAATGGATTTATGTAGGGACCTTAATTTTGACAAAGTAATTTTTAGGGTGATGCACAGGTTATCATAAATGCAATGAATGATCCAATTGAAGATTTGTCTTATGCTGACAGTATCAGTGAAGAGTTGAAGATGAGTCTCAAAGGCTGGAATGGATGGAAGGCTGAATACTCACATAGAAATACTAATGAAGTGCCCACAAGCTTGCTTTGGCTACTTTACTTTTTGTAGAGGAGAAGGTGTGGATAGAAGAAGCTCCAATCTTTGTTTTAAATAGTTTATAGGTTGACAAACATTGTATTGATCAAATAGTTATATGAATGAAAGAGGAAaggttaatttaaaaaaaaaaaaagtgaaatggcCAATACATATATGAGTTCTTCTATACTAAGGCACCCTTTCAAGCTACACACGTACACCACACATTGCTTACTTTACATAATTaagatgaaagttttattttttaatatgaaagagaaataatttcTATCCCATAAATGATCAGATTTTTTGAACCCAATCTCTCccaaattttaaaatccaatcCCAACCTCCCCATATTTCCCAACCGCAAACTCAACTCCACCTCAAAATCCAACATGCATCCTTATGTTAAACTTATTAAATCAACTTTGCTGCTTCAATTATTGGTTACCAATTTAGGTTAATTGGGACATTTTACAATAACAAGCCTAAACAAATTCAAGGAGAGTATTTGGTTCAAACACTCAAGACATTAAAGATCTACGGTTCATTCTCTCATCTTCCTAGTTGAATATAAGATTTGaatctcagagagagagagagagagagagagagagagagagagagagagagagagagagagagagagagagagagagagagagagagagagagagagagagagaggtttgagGGGAGGAAGTaagcatattttttttagacCTCTTACTTACGTGGCGGTCTTTGTATAATCCTAGGCGTATGGTGTGTGTAGTTATAAGGGGTctcaaaatagaatttttcatactatttgaaagtatttacaatacatatatactatttatatgtcataatttgatttgtaaaacttaaattttaaatttatcttctaaatcaaattatgttacgtaaatagtgtgtggtgtaaatgccttcaaataaaattattcatatatataatctcaTGAATGAATATTAAATGGGATTTGAGAAAAAACTAATGTTTTTACATGCGAAATCTTGAAAGGTTTTACAATTTGTCAACTGGATCCAACTTAATTCAATTTAGTTAAGAAGTTCGAATTTTCAACTTTATAGAATTATCATTTTTGTCAACATCGTCACATGAGGGGTACAAGTTGCTTTCATGGGCTTAATCATCTACTTGAAATTATCCCATTGTTCGTGTTGCGTAACACAAAGATCTACCAATTCACTCAGCAAATTGGTTAATCGTCAATCAtggaattatttaataattaagcaatAACATAAAGTAAGTAAATTGCATAATACCAAAATTAGTAACGAAGGAAAATCCTTGAAAGAATATcctttaaaaaattctttaaaagtaAAATCCTACGAGACAACCAAACCCAGataagttaattttattatttgagaaTCAATTACAAGCAAGTTTTACATTACAAAACTTTTGTCAATTGACACTTTTACTTGACTAGACAAACGACCTGTTTGTCTCTACTGTAGTAGCAGTCAGAACCTCTGACGATTTTTAAATATTAGCTTTTCTCCTGAAACTCCAGTAGTTGAATCACGATCATTCAATTTCAATCTTGGATCAATGATCAAACTATTTGAGAGaaacaatatgaaaattttacaatgaattttctcaccaaaatattcACCAAAAAGTGTTCTAAAAAATATCCAGAATTGAATCTCTACAAATGATCATAACCAGTAGGATtcattaaataaacaatctgaaAGCAGTTTGAATGGTAGTAGTATTCTGCTGACGAATTGAAGCGACTTTGTCGTGATGGACTATTTTGACGGAATGCTGACACCTGACACTTTATCTTCTTAGTAGTAGCAGTTTTTCActcaaactcttctttagataaTTACAGAACCCTTGGAACTCGATTTTCACACTTTTAACTTATCTAAAACACTTCATAATAACTATTATAGATAAACTCAAAATAGTTTAttatagataaaagttaaagtgttttacattcatccaaattacaaaatcaaaaataaGATGAAGTCTATCATCTTAGTTACACAATTCTATCCAAACTTATTAACTTAGTCAATTAGTTCTATCCAAACTCTTCATCTAGAATCTACTCTAGCTCTAGAAGCAGCAGCAGGAGCAACTAGAATGTCGACGTACGTACGTCTCATGCAATCCTTTGGAATCATCTTTGGAATCATCGCCTTCTACGTACAGACAAAGcaacattaattaatatcaGCAACATTCTCCTAGAGAATAAAATCTTTGCTGCATGCAAGTTAATTGGTCTCCCCTTCTACATGATCGATCGATCGATTTAAATCATCGCGCGCCTAGCTAGCTGCAGGGACCATGCACATATATGCATCATGTTGATTTGGTTGGCTACGTTGAAATTAAGCTCCTCGCTCGCGGATATTGGACGTTAGTGGGTCTCTCAATTTCTTAAAAGTCTTTAAattctccaataaaattaacttGTGGAAATTTTCCTGCCCCTCACATGCATGCTACATTGTCACAAACCGGCTTGCAATTAAAACTACTCAAAATATCAATCTTTGTGATTGGTTTTAAAATCATGTACGTTTATGAAAATGCATGCAGTGAACTAAGCTTTAAGTACTTGAGaatacacacaaacacacacacacaacaacCAAACCCAGataagttaattttattatttgagaaTCAATTACAAGCAAGTTTTACATTACAAAACTTTTGTCAATTGACACTTTTACTTGACTAGACAAACGACCTGTTTGTCTCTACTGTAGTAGCAGTCAGAACCTCTGACGATTTTTAAATATTAGCTTTTCTCCTGAAACTCCAGTAGTTGAATCACGATCATTCAATTTCAATCTTGGATCAATGATCAAACTATTTGAGAGa
Encoded here:
- the LOC122299028 gene encoding uncharacterized protein LOC122299028; protein product: MGDRPRSKRQMEDFGVALEDGNFFFYLKWKGNKYTWSNKHEDEAFTKEMLDKVVANSKWAQKFNDHCVEVLTGRSSDHRPLLLTMKMRGSKDIAACVQQVETRVTSEMNGRLVRPLCRLEIEEAIKHMGPLKSPSPDALIHKTKSPLFVIEYMPISLCNAIYKIISKVLVNRLKGVLPEIISPNQNAFILGRIIIDNIMVAYEILHTMKVRKKGKKGSMAIKLDMSKAYDRIEWTFLEAIMKKLGF